TGCGTCTTTACTAAAAAAGAGAGAACTCTTGCAAAAGTGTTTTGTGGTATAATTAAAAATTTGGCAATTTGCGATTAGGACTTTGAGGAGCAGTGAAAATAGAGAAAGCTAAACACCTGACTGCGAGAAAATTTAAGCGCATGGCTGGAGTAAGTCGTCAAACTTTTGAGTTAATGGTTGATTTAGTTAAAGCTGATGCTCAAAAGAAAAAGAAATCAGGTCGTCGTCCTAAATTAATTATTGAAGACCAAGTTTTAATGGTTCTTCAATACTGGAGAGAGTACCGTACTTATTATCATATTGGGTTGGATTTCGGGCTTTCTGAATCTGCGGTTTGTCGATTAGTTTTTAAAATTGAAAATATTTTGATTAAGTCAAGAAAGTTTCGTTTACCAGGGAAAAAAGAATTATGGAAAATGTCATCCCAAGAAGATTTAGTTGTGATGGATGTCACAGAGAGTCCAATTGAAAAGCCTCAGAAAGGCCAAAAAAGATATTTTAGTGGCAAACAAGGAGAACATACTTTAAAAACGCAGGTAGTAATTCGCCAAAAAAGCAGTCAAATCATCTGTTTAGGGCATGGTCAGGGAAGAATTCATGATTTTAAGCTATTTAAAAGCAGTGGGATAAAATTTGGAGAATTACTGAAAGTAATAGCGGATAAAGGCTATCAAGGAATTGCTAAAATTCATCAATTAAGTGAAACACCAATTAAGAAACCAAAAGGAAAAAGGTTGACGAAAGAACAGAAAAAATACAATCGGGAACTCAATCGATTAAGAATTGTTGTTGAACACGTAAATCGTCGTCTAAAGATATTTAAAATTTTGTCTGATAGATATCGGAATCCTCATCGACGTTTTGGATTAAGGTCGAATTTAATTGCGGGAATTTATAACCACGAATTAGCTTTATAAATCGGATTATAAAATAAAATTAATCAAATAATTTCAGTAATTAATCAATAACTGAAACAACGTTTTTTGCCTTTTTTTTAGTTTAGCGATCGCCTGCCGTGGGCGGAGCCATTGCCTGATAATACTCGCTCAAAAAATTTATAAACTCTTACTATTTGAACTGCCAAAAACTGAAATTAGAATAACCCCTAATAATACCACAAAATATTTATGCAAGAGTTCTGAGGTTCATTACCACTCAGGATAAACTGGAAACTAACGCTATTAATTGCTTGATAGTTACGAATAATTGCGATGCGATGGCCGGTATCACGCGACGAAGGGAGTCGGGTGCTTCTTTTGTAGACTATAAGGCACGGGGTGTGTTCCTCAAGCTGAGTAGAAAATAACCTATTGCTTGTGGCTGTGACAACCGCTTATGCTATCTTTAAACTTTGTTGTAACTCATATAGCAATGCACGCATAAAGAGTGAAATTCACTCTTGTGTTGGCGTCTTCTCTACGAGACGCGAAGCGCGAAGGCGGTTCGTTTAAAGGTCATTTTCACCTATCAGATAAGACTGCTATATAATAACGGAAAACGACCCCGTGGCATCAAGTGGAATGTTCAAGTTTGCAATGGTGCTAATCGAGTTAAGGGAGTTACTTGAAAACAGACGTAGAGGGAGGAAAGGCGCAACTCCCTCCACAATGCCAACTAGGTCACCGGAGGCTGTAGAGATGTTTGTACTTCCGTTTACTACCTGAAGGTTGTAGTCCTGTGGTGATCCTTCTAGCAGGATAACGTCCTCCCACCGCTTAAAGTTCTGGATTTGAGCATAGTCAGTATTACCACCACCAACGTAAAATTTTTGAGACGTGGAGGTTAATGAAGCTAAACTGGGATGGCCAAGGACGAATA
This genomic interval from Nostoc flagelliforme CCNUN1 contains the following:
- a CDS encoding IS5 family transposase, whose protein sequence is MKIEKAKHLTARKFKRMAGVSRQTFELMVDLVKADAQKKKKSGRRPKLIIEDQVLMVLQYWREYRTYYHIGLDFGLSESAVCRLVFKIENILIKSRKFRLPGKKELWKMSSQEDLVVMDVTESPIEKPQKGQKRYFSGKQGEHTLKTQVVIRQKSSQIICLGHGQGRIHDFKLFKSSGIKFGELLKVIADKGYQGIAKIHQLSETPIKKPKGKRLTKEQKKYNRELNRLRIVVEHVNRRLKIFKILSDRYRNPHRRFGLRSNLIAGIYNHELAL